From the genome of Nisaea sp.:
GTGGTTGGCGACGATGCCGCTCAATTCATCTCGCTCGGCGCCGAGGACGACACGCTCGCAGGCGGCGGCGGCAGCGATACTGTCGGGTCAGGCTGGGGCGAAGACATTGTCTACGGCAACCAGGGTACCGATTATGTCTTCGGTGGCGGCGGCATGGACACGCTTTATGGCGGCCAGGGTGCGGACACCGCGTTTGGCGGCAATGATAATGACGTCGTCTACGGCAACAAGGGCAACGACACGCTCTCCGGCGGCGAAAATGACGATCTCCTCTATGGTGGCCAGAGCGAGGACATCGTCTACGGCAATGCCGGGAACGACAGTCTCAACGGCAATCTCGGTGACGATAGCCTTTATGGCGGTAGTGGCAACGACCTGATCTCAGGCGGCGCCGGAAACGACCGGCTTGAAGGCGATCACGGCAACGATACACTGGCTGGAGGCGGCGGAGCCGACACCTTCGTCTTCGCCTTCGGAGGCGGCAGCGACAGAGTGAACGACTTCCAGGCCGGGACCGACACGATGGCGCTGGAGAGCGGCCTCCGCGTCAGCGCTGGCACGGAGACGGACGGCAATACCGTAGTTACGCTCTCCGATGGTGGCACTGTCACTGTGATCGGTGTTTCGAAGGCCGAACTCTCCGCAGCAACCGGATGGGAGCTGGGATAGATCCGCCGTTTCACCCTCCGGCGGACAGAACACAAACTCAAGCTATGAGTTTGTCCATGATTTCAAGTTACTGGCGACCTGAGACAGGACCGCGGCCCAGTCTCCGTCCGTTTCCTGACGAAATACGCACGTGTTCGGGTACCAGAGGGAATCCTTCCGGATCAGCCCCCAGCGCCAGTCGGGCCGCGTCGGCACCATCACCCAGCAAGGCACCGCCAGAGCGCCCGCGAAGTGAACGGTATTGTTCGGCGGACTGATTACGAGATCCATTGCCGACGTCAGGGCGGCGAGACCGTCCAGATCCTGCATGGGGTCGACGCCATGGCTGGTGTCGACCTGTATGCCGGCTGCCTTGAACGCTGCCATGTCCTCGTCCAGCACATTATACTGAAGCGATACCAGCGCAGTGTCGGGAACTCCAGCGATGCCCGCCCAGAGTGCCGGAGGGATCGAGCGCCGCGCCCCGGTTGGTGCTGCCGAACGCCAGGTAATCCCGGCCAGACGCTTTCCGGGATGTCGGGCCTGCAACTCCGCGCACAAATCCTTCGCGCGGGCCGGGTCGACGATAATCCAAGGTTCCGGAGTTACCTCTCCGCCGCAGAACAACTGCAAACGGTGCGGCAGATCACCGATCGCCAGATGGAAGTCGGCGCCGTGATGGCTTTCGACCTCACCACCCGGGCCATCTACATCCGGGACCACGACATCTGGAAAGCTGCGCCTGATGAGAGGCCGGAGGCGGGGCTCAGTCAGCACCGTGACTTGTGCCACGCCTCGAAGAACATGCTTCAGAAGCGTCAGGAACTGCACCTCGTCACCTATGCCCTGCTCGCCCCAAAGCAGCAGATGTCTTCCTTCAATTGCTTCGCCTTGCCATTGCGGAATAGCAAAGCGCCGAAGGATTTCACGCCCCTCCGGCGTCTCCA
Proteins encoded in this window:
- a CDS encoding tetratricopeptide repeat-containing glycosyltransferase family protein; protein product: MLLAPGVNDTARGLAALVHTTDRNRMLRRCSILAPLDSNAYLQLGLELKQSGRFEEASHHIRRLLILEPANVDGAYQLANVLLDLNNPDGAKSFFLRTLQIAPRSGTARNNLGLIAFENEDFEQAEEWFRAATAAAPGLAEAWRNHARALAKLDRKTDALEPCKRSLMMEPANQTACMDIAGLLPTQKWAKRTISIDPTAHEFYNNMAVFATQNPGRKGVEPWLRRSAIAKPEHPEVWFRLSADAGHRSDSEAVMKHGHRSLFISDSYAHARNNIAFALLGEEKFEEGWRTHTRRLETPEGREILRRFAIPQWQGEAIEGRHLLLWGEQGIGDEVQFLTLLKHVLRGVAQVTVLTEPRLRPLIRRSFPDVVVPDVDGPGGEVESHHGADFHLAIGDLPHRLQLFCGGEVTPEPWIIVDPARAKDLCAELQARHPGKRLAGITWRSAAPTGARRSIPPALWAGIAGVPDTALVSLQYNVLDEDMAAFKAAGIQVDTSHGVDPMQDLDGLAALTSAMDLVISPPNNTVHFAGALAVPCWVMVPTRPDWRWGLIRKDSLWYPNTCVFRQETDGDWAAVLSQVASNLKSWTNS